GAAAGCAACACAGCTCAAGTCGTTTCGGATTGCGGGCACTCAGCATCCGCATCAAGTGCCCAAGCGTTTGTCCGGTATCAATAATATCTTCAACGATCAGCACATTTTTATCGGTAATCGAACGGCTTAAATCACATTCGACCTTCACTGATCCCGTTGATTCGCAATCGGCATACGACGAAACCCGCATGCAATCCATTTCGACCGACATCCCTTCCCGCGCCAGCGCGCGTGCGAGGTCAGCGGTAAACATCAGCGAGCCATTCAAAATGCACACCAATGTGAGCGACTCACCTGTAAAATCTGTGGCAATCTGCGCGGCCATCTTTTGCACCGTGCGGGCAATCGTTGGTTCATCAATCAGCGGGGTGATATGGTGTGACGTCAATGCAATACTCCTTTTGTGTCGGTGTTAGCTGCGAGGGAATACTTCCCACGCCGGCAATCCAGCGCACGGCTCCCTTCGCGTCCACGAGTAAAAATACGTGGGGGCGGGCATCTCGTGGAATTTTCTGGTCGATAAAAAACTTTTTCAGCGATACACGACCAGCCGTGCGGTGCAGATAATCACCAGCGCACCGTGTGCGCAACGTCAGGGGGAAATCTTCATCGGAAAGGCGTATGATCGATGTTTTTTCCGTGCGCCCTGCGTGTGTTGCCAGCGCGAGTGACAGGCTTGTATCACCGAACTGAAACGTTCCGCAACCTCGAATCGTCACCGGCAAAAATGGATCGCTTGCGGATGCCTGATTCTGACAAACACTCAACTCTCCATAGCAATGGTACAGCGTGTGGGTGGCGCTTATGGTGACGGTCGATGTGCCGCCGACGTGCGTACAGTGCAATACTTGGTCAATCATCCCTTCGGCGATAGAAGCGGAATAAGGATAGAGAAAGTGAACAAGAATCTGCCGTTGCAAATAGGGATCAAGCGCATGAAGCTGGGTCGTATCAATCGCTCCATCGGGAGTTAAGAGAGCACGGAATTCCCGTTCGACCGCGTTGCGATACGAATCCACCAGCGCGCCAAACTCTGCCGCAACATGGCGGCCACGCGTTGTATCCCACGAATATTCCTTTTCCAACAGCGGAATCAAATGGTTGCGGATGCGATTGCGCAGAGCATACGTTGTATTATTGGAACTATCTTCACGCCATACCAGCGCGTGATTTCGGGCAAATTGGTACAACTGAGATTTAGGGATTTCTTCAAGCAAATGGATGACATCTGGCTGCGGATTTGACCCCAGCAGTGCTGGCGAACGCCCCTGGAGCCAACGGATTATAAAACGCTCCAGTTGATCGTCCGCTGTGTGGGCGGTGGCAATCCAAAAAGGATGGCCGCTAAAAAAATCCGCACCAACCTGACGGAAAAAATGGTAACGGCTTGCGCGTGCAAATGCATGGAAATTTCCCGGATTGGCAGACGAGAGATGGCCGCGCTGCACGTAGCACGCAATGCCGTGGCTTTTGGCATATTCTTGCACCACCTGAGCGTCAGCCAATGACTCTGCACCGCGCAACCCATGTTCAAAATGGGCAATTACCAGCCGGAAATCGGTAGCATAGTGCCGCAGGAGTTCGGTAAGGCACATCGAATCGACACCGCCGCTCAGGGCGACGACGATAGCGCGCCGGTTGTCGCTGTCGCGAAGTCGCTGGAGGCGAGTATGAAAGGTATGGATACGGTTTTTCTCCATCGTGGTGCTGTCCTTATCGTGTAATCCATTTTTTCTAATGATCATATCAGGGTGGATTAGCAATGCCCAGCGGCTATTTTTCGCTATGGAAACCGCGGAAGATGCAAGTTGATTTCCGTATTGGGAAAGAATTCTTGCCATTCGCTGAATTTTCTGTAAATTTCCGCTTAGGGATAAAAACGTATTTTGCGGGTGATCATATGGGAAATTTTACAAATCGGGAAAATAGTGCACTACAGAGGATGGCAACGCCGCTTGCCTTGGGGCAGTTATTTCGTGAGGAGCGCAAGCGACAGGGGTTAACACTCGAAGAGGTCTATGCCCTTACGGGTCTGTCGATCCGCTTTCTTTCCGAGTTTGAACGCGGTAAGGCGAACGCTTCACTCGGGAGAGTCATGCTCGCACTCCATTCGCTTGGGCTGGAAATATTCATTGCACCACGCAGTAGTGGGTCATTATCGCGAACTAATGAGCGATTGTTATGAGCCATCGTCAAGGAACCGTTTGGTGGCAAACTGAACTGGTGGGGCATCTCAACGAAAACGAACACACCCTGATGGAGTTTCGTTATGCTGAAGCGTGGCTGACAGGGAAGCCTTTCCCGATATCGATCAGCTTGCCAATTGAGGCTCGTGATACGTGGCAAGCGGCACACAGTTTTTTTGCAGGTCTCCTCCCTGAAGGGGCTATGCGGCAGCGGGTAAGTCGACAATATCGCATTGCTGAAAACGATGATATGGGTTTACTGCTCGCCATCGGTGGGGATTGCGCTGGTGCCCTGAGTGTTTTACCAATTGGTGTTATCTCTTCCGAGTTACCGATAGAACCGCAACTTATAGATGAGACAACATTTGAGCGCCTTGTCGCCCACCGTGGAATACTCGGAGGGAGCAGCTTATCAACGAGCCCGCCACGTTTCTCTTTAGCGGGAGTGCAGGATAAACTGCCCGTCATTTCCGATCAGGGGCGATTCTTTCTTCCTGATGCACATAATCCTTCCAGTCACATCTTGAAATTCGAGACCATCAAGCGGGTGTGCTTTGCCGAATACATCGCCAATCAGATGGCCTGCAAACTTGGACTTAACGTCGTTCCAACACAATACCAGACAAAATCACTTGGAAAAAATGGTTTTGCCTGGCTCTTGATTGATCGCTATGACCGGATGCAAAGCGCCGATGGCCGACTGGTACGCTTGCACCAAGAAGATATACTCCAAGCGCTTGGGATGCCGACGCATGCCAAATATCAAAGCGATGGCGGTGTATCGCTTCGGGGGATCGGTGAAATGCTCCGTCATTACCTCGCACTGCCAGCCAAAGCCTTGGCACAACTGCGTGACTGGCAGATTTTTAACTTCCTGATTGGCAACTGGGATGGCCACGGCAAAAACCTCGCATTACTGTATACCCCGGGATCAGCGGCTCCGACGTTAGCTCCCTTTTACGACCTTGTGGCCATTGAATTTTTAAATCAACTCACCCCAGCACAATATGCACGGGAAATGGCGCTCTATATCGGCGACGAAAAAATACCGGAGCGCATCACAAAACCCCAATGGCAACTCATGGCAAAACATCTTGCTATGCCACCAAAGCCATTACTAGAAAGGGTTGCACACATAGCCGAACAGCTGCCGTATATCGCTACGCAATGCCGAGCCGAATTCGCCGCTCAACATGGTGACACGGCGATGTATGAAAAACTGGTTAACATGGTGAGTAAGCGATGTCGCTGGACACTAGAAACTCTTGGAAAGTTGAAATGAATTGCGTCCAAAGTAAGTAGCATTTTCTTGACAGGGGTATGTGATTGTATATCCTATCAGATATGCAAAAGCCAAAGGGGAACGCCATGCCAGTCGTCAAAAAACTCATAACGCTCGATGAATCTGTGGCAAAAGAATTGGAAATGGTTGCTGCCGCATTGCATAAAACGCAGCGGGAAGTGGTCGAAACCGCTCTTGATTTCTATTTCGACCATACCGATGCCATTATTGCGGACAAAATCACGCAGGATATTTGCGATGGCAAAATGCGTACTATCGACAGTGCCGAGGTGTATGCGGAGCTTGGCATTGATGAAGATTAAATATTCCGAGCAAGCCTTAAGCGATCTCAAATCATTCAACCAAACCGACAGGCAACTGATTGTCAATAAAATCCATTATCTGCGCGATAACTTTACCGCGTTAGCGCAAAGCAAAAAAGTTACCGAACTTAAAGGAACTCGCTTTGCGGGGCAGTACCGCTTTATTGTTGCCCGTAAAATTCGCGTTCTTTTTCGGGTGCAAAATAATGTAATGATACTACTGGTGCTTAGGGTGGGGCTTCGTAAAAATGCGTATGAGCAATAACCGGTTACAATGGGTGCTGCTTTTTTCTGAATGACATCGTAGATCATTGATAGATAGTATATTGCGGCCATGCGGAACAGCTGCTGAGTTTTTTGCTATATACACTGATAGTGTTACATTTTATAGTCATCACTCCATCGCCACTCAAGGAGCATGTATGTCTGAAAAAGAGGCAACCGCTCGCATCAAGATCAACAGACTGCTCGAAGCCGCTGGCTGGCGTTTTTTTCAAGAAGGTTGCTTGCTTGCCAATATTTGTCTTGAGCCGAGCGTCACAATCAACTCCTCCGACTTTGGTGCACTCGGCGCTAATTCCGCAAAAAACTCAAAGGGTGTTGTGGATTTCCTTTTCTTTTATTTTAAAGGCTTCCCACTCATTGGCACGCAGCAGCGACCTTCACCGCCAACCACAAATTTGTTACCCGTTTTGAGCAAAAAATCCTGGCTATACAGCCAATTGCGGCACAACTGGAATGAATATCAATGGAGTAATTGAATGAGTAACGTCAATATCAAGCGAGCCGTTGAGAACATTCGGACGAACACGACCGTTTACACTCCTGTTGTCGAAATGATTGTAAATGGAATTCAGGCTGTTGATGAAACGGGCCGAAAGGATGGCAAAGTGCTGGCGCGTGTGCAACGTAGTACCCAGGCCGAACTCGATGCTAGCCTGCCGGAGGTCATCGGTTTCGATATCGAGGATAACGGCATTGGCTTTACCGATGCGCACCGCAAGTCCTTCGATACGCTCTATTCTGACTTCAAAATAGAGGAAGGCGTGGTTCACGACATCATCTTCCCGCGCAAGGGTGACTCGGACTCCACGTCGTTCCACGATCACAATCTCTGGATCGTGGACGAGCGCCTAAATTTCACGACCTGGGTATCCTCCGATGTTCCGCTCGGCGGCAAGAATGCCGACCGACCTGACCTTCTTGTCTACAACAAGCGCGTGCTCTTCCGCGGAGACAACGAGGCGAGCAACCCGATCACCATCTTCGAGTTCAAGAAGCCGCAACGGGATGACTTCGTGAACCCTTCTTCGCACGAGGATCCGGTGCAGCAAATCGTGTGTTACGTGAACGACATCCGCGACGGTAAATACAAGACCCCCGAAGGCCGCAAGATGTTGGTCGCGGAGAACACGCCGTTCTACGGCTATGTCGTGTGTGACCTGACGCCCAAGGTCGAAACTTGGCTGGAGCGCGAGAAGAACTTCACGCCCATGCCGGACCGGCTGGGCTGGTTCCATTGGATGGGCAACATCAACCTCTATGTCGAGGTCATGAGCTGGGACAAGGTGCTCAGG
This sequence is a window from Chrysiogenes arsenatis DSM 11915. Protein-coding genes within it:
- the tilS gene encoding tRNA lysidine(34) synthetase TilS, which translates into the protein MIIRKNGLHDKDSTTMEKNRIHTFHTRLQRLRDSDNRRAIVVALSGGVDSMCLTELLRHYATDFRLVIAHFEHGLRGAESLADAQVVQEYAKSHGIACYVQRGHLSSANPGNFHAFARASRYHFFRQVGADFFSGHPFWIATAHTADDQLERFIIRWLQGRSPALLGSNPQPDVIHLLEEIPKSQLYQFARNHALVWREDSSNNTTYALRNRIRNHLIPLLEKEYSWDTTRGRHVAAEFGALVDSYRNAVEREFRALLTPDGAIDTTQLHALDPYLQRQILVHFLYPYSASIAEGMIDQVLHCTHVGGTSTVTISATHTLYHCYGELSVCQNQASASDPFLPVTIRGCGTFQFGDTSLSLALATHAGRTEKTSIIRLSDEDFPLTLRTRCAGDYLHRTAGRVSLKKFFIDQKIPRDARPHVFLLVDAKGAVRWIAGVGSIPSQLTPTQKEYCIDVTPYHPAD
- a CDS encoding type II toxin-antitoxin system HipA family toxin, with the translated sequence MSHRQGTVWWQTELVGHLNENEHTLMEFRYAEAWLTGKPFPISISLPIEARDTWQAAHSFFAGLLPEGAMRQRVSRQYRIAENDDMGLLLAIGGDCAGALSVLPIGVISSELPIEPQLIDETTFERLVAHRGILGGSSLSTSPPRFSLAGVQDKLPVISDQGRFFLPDAHNPSSHILKFETIKRVCFAEYIANQMACKLGLNVVPTQYQTKSLGKNGFAWLLIDRYDRMQSADGRLVRLHQEDILQALGMPTHAKYQSDGGVSLRGIGEMLRHYLALPAKALAQLRDWQIFNFLIGNWDGHGKNLALLYTPGSAAPTLAPFYDLVAIEFLNQLTPAQYAREMALYIGDEKIPERITKPQWQLMAKHLAMPPKPLLERVAHIAEQLPYIATQCRAEFAAQHGDTAMYEKLVNMVSKRCRWTLETLGKLK
- a CDS encoding helix-turn-helix domain-containing protein, which gives rise to MATPLALGQLFREERKRQGLTLEEVYALTGLSIRFLSEFERGKANASLGRVMLALHSLGLEIFIAPRSSGSLSRTNERLL
- a CDS encoding type II toxin-antitoxin system RelE family toxin, coding for MKIKYSEQALSDLKSFNQTDRQLIVNKIHYLRDNFTALAQSKKVTELKGTRFAGQYRFIVARKIRVLFRVQNNVMILLVLRVGLRKNAYEQ
- the hpt gene encoding hypoxanthine phosphoribosyltransferase is translated as MTSHHITPLIDEPTIARTVQKMAAQIATDFTGESLTLVCILNGSLMFTADLARALAREGMSVEMDCMRVSSYADCESTGSVKVECDLSRSITDKNVLIVEDIIDTGQTLGHLMRMLSARNPKRLELCCFLDKPSRRVNQLRALYTGIAIEDHFVVGYGLDFNHTFRELPYVGVLRIQE